The nucleotide window GTGCTGCCTGCAAAGCCGCCGCAAACTTAAAACTGTGCGCTGGAACCACCCGATCGTCATGATCCGCCGTCGTCACCATCGTCGAAGGATAACGCGTCCCCGCTTTAAGTTGATGCAAAGGTGAATAAGCATACAGCACCTTAAAATCCTCCGGCTCCTCCGGCGAACCATACTCCGACATCCAAGCCCAGCCGATCGTGAACTTGTGAAACCGCAGCATATCCATCACACCCACCGCAGGCAAAGCCGCCGCGAACAGATCAGGCCGTTGGGTCATACAAGCACCCACTAGCAAACCGCCATTACTACCACCTTCGATCGCCAGCTTTTCCGACGACGTGTACTTGTGCTGAATCAGCCATTCCGCCGCACCGATAAAGTCATCAAACACATTTTGCTTATTGTGCTTCATCCCCGCCTGATGCCAGGCTTCGCCGTATTCACCACCACCGCGCAGATTGGCCAACACATACACGCCACCCATTTCTAGCCAAGTCGCCCGCGACACTGAGAACGACGGCGTTAGCGAAACATTAAACCCACCATAGGCATAGAGCAGTGTCGGATTATTTCCATCCAGCTTCAAACCCTTCTTGTGGGTAATAAACATCGGCACTTTCGTCCCATCTTTGCTGGGATAGAAAACCTGAGTGGTCTCATAAGCGCTACCATCAAACGCCACCTGCGGCTGCCGGAAAACCGTGCTTTCTCCCGTCACCATGTCATAGCGATAAATCGTATTCGGTGACGTAAAACTAGAAAAGTTATAGAACGTCTCCGTCTCCTCACGCTTACCACCGAAGCCACCCGCCGAGCCAATTCCCGGTAGTTCGACTTCACGCAGTAGCTCACCCGTCAGGCTAAAAATTTTGATTTGACTGCGGGCATCTTTGAGATAATTCGCCACCAGTTGATGATTTAGCAGGTTGACACCACGCAAAGTCTCCTCGGCTTCGGGAATAATTTCTTGCCAATTCGATCGCTCCGGTTTGGTCAAGTCAATCTTGATCAAGCGACTGCGAGGCGCATCCAGATCCGTCTCG belongs to Romeriopsis navalis LEGE 11480 and includes:
- a CDS encoding prolyl oligopeptidase family serine peptidase, with the protein product MLQYPESKQVEQVDDYNGVKVADPYRWLEDPDSAETKAWVEAQNQVTFGYLDQIPERESIKQRLTKLWNYEKYGTPFKRGDRYFYYKNDGLQNQSVLYTLKTLNDQPVVLLDPNTLSDDGTVALSGIAISDNGKYLAYGISKSGSDWQEWYVRDIATQETLTDEIKWVKFSGADWDAASEGFYYSRYDEPDEKTKLEAVNYYQKLYYHRLGTAQSEDVLVYERPDEKEWGFSGGVTEDGRYLIISVWKGTDRKNLLFYKDLSDPNAEVVELINEFEAGFDVVDSEGSTFWIETDLDAPRSRLIKIDLTKPERSNWQEIIPEAEETLRGVNLLNHQLVANYLKDARSQIKIFSLTGELLREVELPGIGSAGGFGGKREETETFYNFSSFTSPNTIYRYDMVTGESTVFRQPQVAFDGSAYETTQVFYPSKDGTKVPMFITHKKGLKLDGNNPTLLYAYGGFNVSLTPSFSVSRATWLEMGGVYVLANLRGGGEYGEAWHQAGMKHNKQNVFDDFIGAAEWLIQHKYTSSEKLAIEGGSNGGLLVGACMTQRPDLFAAALPAVGVMDMLRFHKFTIGWAWMSEYGSPEEPEDFKVLYAYSPLHQLKAGTRYPSTMVTTADHDDRVVPAHSFKFAAALQAAHKGDNPVLIRIETKAGHGAGKPTAKVIAEAADKWGFLVRELGVEVK